The following coding sequences are from one Panicum hallii strain FIL2 chromosome 5, PHallii_v3.1, whole genome shotgun sequence window:
- the LOC112891959 gene encoding ABC transporter G family member 36-like, producing the protein MDAGGDIQKVMSMRRGDSGSIWRRGDDVFSRSSRDEDDEEALRWAALEKLPTYDRVRRALVPSGLGLDDGGAEAGAAGGKGLVDVDVLSLGPQQRRALLERLVRVADEDNERFLLKLKDRIERVGIDMPTIEVRFHNLDAEAEVRVGSSGLPTVLNSVVNTVEEAANALHLLPSRKRTMPILHDVSGIIKPRRLTLLLGPPGSGKTTFLLALAGRLDKSLKTKGKVTYNGHEMTEFVPERTAAYISQHDLHIGEMTVRETLAFSARCQGVGSRFDMLTELSRREKAANIKPDADIDAFMKASAMGGQDANVVTEYILKILGLDICADTMVGDEMLRGISGGQRKRVTTGEMLVGPSRALFMDEISTGLDSSTTFQIVNSLRQSIHILGGTAVISLLQPAPETYNLFDDIILLSDGQVVYQGPREDVLEFFESMGFRCPERKGVADFLQEVTSKKDQKQYWAQRDEPYRFVPVKEFATAFKSFHTGRAIANELAVPFDKSKSHPAALTTTRYGVSGKELLKANINREYLLMKRNSFVYIFRTFQLMVVSIIAMTLFFRTKMKHDTIADGGLYMGALFFGVLMIMFNGFTEMALTVFKLPVFFKQRDLLFFPAWAYTIPSWILKIPITFIEVGGYVFMTYYVIGFDPNAGRFFKHYLLLLAINQMSASIFRFIGGVARNMIVANVFASFMLLVFMVLGGFILVREKIKKWWIWGYWISPMMYAQNAISVNEMLGHSWDKILNSTTSNETLGVQALKSRGIFPEAKWYWIGFAAMIGYILLFNALFTLALTYLKPYGNSRPSISEEELNEKRASMNGGVPDGNHLASQSSHRSTGINADTDSALTEKGMILPFVPLSLTFDNIRYSVDMPQEMKAQGVQEDRLELLKGVSGSFRPGVLTALMGVSGAGKTTLMDVLAGRKTGGYIEGDISISGYPKRQETFARISGYCEQNDIHSPQVTVYESLLFSAWLRLPGDVDSNKRKIFIEEVMELVELKQLRHALVGLPGVNGLSTEQRKRLTIAVELVANPSIIFMDEPTSGLDARAAAIVMRAVRNTVNTGRTVVCTIHQPSIDIFEAFDDLFLMKRGGEEIYAGPLGHHSSELIKYLEGIQGVSKIKDGYNPATWMLEVTTASQEHVLGVDFSDIYKKSELYQRNKALIKELSQPAPGSSDLYFPTKYPRSSITQCIACLWKMNLSYWRNPPYNTVRFFFTTIIALLLGTIFWDLGGKVRTSQDLMNAMGSMYAAVLFIGIMNCTSVQPMVAVERTVFYRERAAGMYSAFPYAFGQIVIELPYALAQDIVYGLIVYSMIGFEWTVAKFFWYLFFGYFTLLYFTFYGMMAVGITPNAHIAAIVSSAFYAIWNLFSGFIVPRPRVPIWWRWYCWVCPVAWTLYGLVVSQFGDVMTEMDDGRTVKAFVEDYFDFKHSWLGWVAAVVVGFTVLFGALFGFAIMKLNFQKR; encoded by the exons ATGGACGCGGGCGGGGACATCCAGAAGGTGATGAGCATGCGGCGCGGGGACAGCGGCTCCATCTGGCGCCGCGGGGACGACGTCTTCTCGCGCTCGTCCAGggacgaggacgacgaggaggccCTGCGCTGGGCCGCGCTCGAGAAGCTCCCCACCTACGACCGTGTCCGCCGCGCCCTCGTGCCGAGCGGCCTCGGCCtcgacgacggcggcgccgaggcgggcgcggccggcgggaaGGGGCTCGTCGACGTCGACGTGCTCAGCCTCGGCCCGCAGCAGCGCCGGGCGCTGCTGGAGCGCCTCGTGCGCGTCGCCGACGAGGACAACGAGCGGTTcctgctcaagctcaaggaccgCATCGAGAG GGTCGGGATCGACATGCCCACCATCGAGGTGCGGTTCCACAACCTGGACGCGGAGGCAGAGGTGCGCGTCGGGAGCAGCGGCCTCCCCACCGTCCTCAACTCCGTCGTCAACACGGTCGAG GAAGCGGCGAACGCGCTGCACTTGCTGCCCAGCAGGAAGCGGACCATGCCCATCCTCCACGACGTCAGTGGCATCATCAAGCCTCGCAG GTTGACGCTTCTGTTAGGCCCACCCGGGTCAGGCAAGACTACTTTTCTGCTCGCGTTGGCGGGAAGGCTTGACAAAAGCCTCAAG ACTAAAGGCAAAGTGACATACAATGGCCACGAGATGACGGAGTTTGTGCCAGAGAGGACGGCTGCGTATATCAGCCAGCATGACCTCCACATAGGAGAGATGACTGTGAGGGAGACACTCGCATTCTCCGCGCGCTGCCAGGGTGTTGGTTCGCGCTTTG ATATGCTGACTGAGCTGTCAAggcgggagaaggcggcgaaTATCAAGCCTGATGCTGATATCGATGCATTCATGAAG GCATCTGCAATGGGCGGGCAAGATGCCAATGTGGTCACCGAGTATATTCTGAAG ATATTAGGACTAGATATATGCGCAGATACGATGGTAGGGGATGAGATGCTTAGGGGCATATCCGGTGGACAGAGAAAGCGTGTTACAACTG GTGAGATGCTGGTTGGGCCTTCCAGGGCGCTTTTCATGGATGAGATCTCGACTGGGCTTGACAGCTCCACTACATTCCAGATTGTGAACTCGCTCAGGCAGTCCATCCACATCCTCGGTGGCACTGCCGTCATCTCCCTCCTGCAGCCGGCGCCTGAGACTTATAACTTGTTTGATGACATCATACTCCTCTCAGACGGCCAAGTTGTCTACCAGGGCCCCCGAGAAGATGTGCTTGAGTTTTTTGAGTCCATGGGTTTCAGATGCCCTGAAAGGAAGGGTGTAGCTGACTTCTTGCAAGAA GTGACTTCGAAAAAAGACCAGAAACAGTACTGGGCGCAGCGTGATGAGCCCTATAGGTTTGTGCCGGTGAAGGAGTTCGCAACTGCATTCAAGTCATTCCACACCGGGAGAGCTATAGCAAATGAGCTTGCTGTTCCATTTGACAAGAGCAAGAGCCACCCAGCCGCACTAACCACCACGAGGTATGGCGTGAGTGGCAAGGAGCTGTTGAAAGCAAACATAAACCGGGAGTACCTTCTCATGAAGAGGAACTCTTTCGTTTACATATTCAGAACCTTCCAG CTGATGGTGGTGTCAATCATTGCAATGACTCTATTCTTCCGTACGAAGATGAAGCATGACACGATAGCTGATGGGGGGCTCTACATGGGCGCACTCTTCTTTGGTGTGCTTATGATTATGTTCAATGGCTTCACTGAGATGGCACTCACTGTCTTCAAGCTGCCTGTATTCTTCAAGCAGAGAGACCTCCTTTTCTTTCCGGCATGGGCCTACACTATACCCTCATGGATCCTCAAGATACCCATCACATTCATCGAGGTTGGTGGTTATGTGTTCATGACATACTATGTCATTGGGTTCGACCCAAATGCTGGCAG GTTCTTCAAGCACTATCTCCTTCTTTTGGCAATCAATCAGATGTCAGCGTCTATCTTCCGATTTATTGGTGGTGTAGCGAGGAACATGATTGTTGCTAATGTCTTTGCATCATTCATGTTGCTGGTTTTCATGGTGCTAGGAGGATTTATTCTAGTAAGAG AGAAAATCAAGAAATGGTGGATCTGGGGGTACTGGATCTCCCCAATGATGTATGCGCAGAATGCCATTTCCGTGAATGAGATGTTGGGGCACAGCTGGGACAAAATATTGAATAGCACTACCTCCAACGAGACCCTAGGTGTGCAAGCCCTTAAATCCCGTGGAATATTCCCAGAAGCCAAGTGGTACTGGATTGGCTTTGCTGCAATGATTGGGTATATCTTATTGTTCAACGCTCTCTTCACTCTTGCCCTCACATACCTAAAGC CATATGGGAACTCTCGACCATCAATCTCTGAAGAGGAGCTGAATGAGAAGCGTGCCAGCATGAACGGTGGGGTTCCAGACGGCAATCACTTGGCATCACAAAGCTCCCATCGGTCAACAGGAATCAACGCTGACACTGATTCTGCCCTGACTGAAAAGGGGATGATCCTCCCATTTGTCCCGCTTTCACTCACCTTTGACAACATCAGATACTCTGTTGACATGCCACAG GAAATGAAAGCACAAGGTGTACAAGAAGATCGTCTTGAGCTCCTCAAAGGTGTCAGTGGGTCTTTTAGGCCTGGGGTGCTAACTGCACTGATGGGCGTTAGTGGCGCAGGGAAAACCACTTTGATGGATGTGTTGGCAGGGAGAAAGACTGGTGGGTACATTGAAGGAGATATCAGTATTTCAGGATACCCAAAGAGACAAGAGACCTTTGCACGCATATCAGGATACTGTGAGCAGAATGATATCCACTCGCCGCAGGTAACAGTCTACGAGTCACTGCTTTTCTCAGCGTGGCTGCGGCTTCCAGGGGATGTAGATTCAAACAAAAGAAAG ATCTTCATTGAGGAAGTGATGGAGCTTGTGGAGCTCAAACAGTTGAGACATGCTTTGGTTGGACTTCCTGGAGTGAATGGCCTGTCAACGGAGCAGAGGAAAAGACTTACCATTGCAGTGGAACTCGTTGCAAATCCATCCATCATCTTCATGGATGAGCCAACCTCGGGACTTGATGCCCGAGCAGCTGCAATTGTTATGCGTGCGGTGAGGAACACTGTCAACACTGGTAGGACAGTGGTCTGCACGATACATCAGCCTAGCATTGACATATTTGAAGCATTCGATGAT CTTTTCCTGATGAAGCGTGGTGGAGAAGAGATCTATGCTGGTCCACTAGGCCATCATTCTTCAGAGCTGATCAAGTATTTAGAG GGGATTCAAGGTGTCAGCAAAATTAAAGATGGCTACAATCCAGCAACATGGATGCTGGAAGTGACAACAGCATCTCAAGAACACGTGCTAGGTGTTGATTTCAGTGACATATACAAGAAATCTGAACTCTACCA GAGGAACAAGGCCTTGATAAAGGAATTAAGCCAACCTGCACCAGGTTCAAGTGACCTGTATTTCCCTACCAAGTATCCGCGCTCGTCCATCACACAATGCATAGCTTGCCTGTGGAAGATGAACCTGTCATACTGGAGGAACCCTCCTTACAATACCGTTAGGTTCTTTTTCACTACTATAATTGCTCTTCTCCTAGGCACCATCTTCTGGGACCTTGGCGGCAAAGT GAGGACGTCACAAGACTTGATGAACGCCATGGGCTCAATGTACGCAGCGGTGCTGTTCATCGGCATCATGAACTGTACCTCAGTTCAGCCAATGGTGGCTGTGGAGCGGACTGTCTTTTACCGTGAAAGAGCTGCGGGCATGTACTCAGCTTTCCCATATGCATTTGGACAG ATTGTCATTGAGCTCCCGTACGCACTGGCTCAGGATATCGTGTACGGGCTGATAGTGTACTCGATGATCGGGTTCGAGTGGACGGTTGCCAAGTTCTTCTGGTACCTCTTCTTCGGGTACTTCACGCTGCTCTACTTCACATTCTACGGCATGATGGCCGTCGGCATAACCCCAAACGCCCACATCGCCGCGATCGTCTCCTCGGCGTTCTACGCCATCTGGAACCTCTTCTCCGGGTTCATCGTCCCGCGACCG AGAGTGCCGATCTGGTGGAGGTGGTACTGCTGGGTGTGCCCCGTGGCGTGGACGCTGTACGGGCTGGTGGTGTCGCAGTTCGGCGACGTGATGACGGAGATGGACGACGGCAGGACCGTGAAGGCGTTCGTCGaggactacttcgacttcaagCACAGCTGGCTGGGGTGGGTGGCCGCCGTGGTCGTGGGCTTCACGGTGCTCTTCGGCGCCCTCTTCGGCTTCGCAATCATGAAGCTCAACTTCCAGAAGAGATGA
- the LOC112891376 gene encoding ATP synthase subunit epsilon, mitochondrial — translation MSATTAAVPFWRAAGMTYIGYSNICAALVRNCLKEPFKSEAASREKVHFSVAKWTDGKQEKPTVRTESDE, via the exons ATgtcggcgacgacggcggcggtgcccTTCTGGCGCGCGGCGGGGATGACCTACATCGGCTACTCCAACATCTGCGCCGCGCTGGTGCGGAACTGCCTCAAGGAGCCCTTCAAGTCCGAGGCCGCGTCCCGCGAGAAGGTCCACTTCTCCGTCGCCAAGTGGACGGACGGCAAGCAGGAGAAGCCCA CTGTCCGCACGGAGTCAGATGAGTAA
- the LOC112893668 gene encoding ABC transporter G family member 35-like, with protein sequence MDATAEIQKVASMRLDSGSRSGSSAWWRAPDAFSRSSSRRGDEDDEEALRWAALERLPTCDRVRRAILPLGAGGEGGEAGAHQMVDVLGLGPAERRALLERLVRVADEDNERFLLKLKERVERVGIDMPTIEVRFEHLKAEAEVRVGTSGLPTVLNSITNKLEEVASALQVRRSRKQAMPILHDVSGIVKPRRMTLLLGPPGSGKTTLLLALAGRLDKDLKVSGKVTYNGHGMDEFVPERTAAYISQHDLHIGEMTVRETLEFSARCQGVGSRFDMLTELSRREKVGNIKPDADIDAFMKACAVRGQEANVISDYILKILGLEICADTMVGDEMLRGISGGQRKRVTTGEMLVGPANALFMDEISTGLDSSTTFQIIKSLRQAIHILGGTALISLLQPAPETYDLFDDIILLSDGQIVYQGPRESVLEFFLALGFKCPERKGVADFLQEVTSRKDQKQYWARHDKPYQYVSVKEFACAFQSFHAGRAVANELAVPFDKRKNHPAALTTSRYGVSARELLKANVDREILLMKRNSFVYIFRTLQMMMVSTMAMTLFFRTKMHRDSVTDGGIYLGALFFAVMMIMFNGLSELALTIIKLPVFFKQRDLLFFPAWAYTIPTWVLKIPISFVEVGGFVFMAYYVIGFDPNVGRFFKQYLLLLAVNQMAASLFRFVGGAARNMIVANVFGSFMLLIFMVLGGYILVRDKVKKWWIWGYWISPLMYAQNAISVNEMLGHSWNKILNSSVSNETLGVQSLRSRGVFPEAKWYWIGLGALLGFVMLFNCLFTLALAYLKPYGKSHPSISEEELKEKYANLNGNALAEDSLALGSTHRATVGITGSGSATAENHSCTTQRGMVLPFAPLSLAFNDIKYFVDMPQEMKTHGVVEDRLELLKGVSGSFRPGVLTALMGVSGAGKTTLMDVLAGRKTNGYIEGNISISGYPKKQETFARVSGYCEQNDIHSPQVTVYESLLFSAWLRLPMDVDSNTRKMFIEEVMELVELKPLRNALVGLPGVNGLSTEQRKRLTIAVELVANPSIIFMDEPTSGLDARAAAIVMRTVRNTVDTGRTVVCTIHQPSIDIFEAFDELFLMKRGGEEIYVGPLGHHSSELIKYFEGIQGVRKIKDGYNPATWMLEVTTVSQEQTLGVDFSDLYKKSELYQ encoded by the exons ATGGACGCGACGGCGGAGATCCAGAAGGTGGCGAGCATGCGCCTGGACAGCGGCTCCCGGTCCGGGTCCTCGGCGTGGTGGCGCGCGCCGGACGCCTtctcgcgctcctcctcgcGGAGGGGggacgaggacgacgaggaggccCTGCGGTGGGCCGCGCTCGAGCGGCTGCCCACCTGCGACCGCGTCCGCCGCGCCATCCTCCcgctcggcgccggcggcgagggtggcgaGGCGGGCGCGCACCAGATGGTGGACGTGCTCGGCCTCGGCCCTGCCGAGCGCCGGGCGCTGCTGGAGCGCCTCGTGCGCGTCGCCGACGAGGACAACGAGCGCTTcctgctcaagctcaaggagcgcGTCGAGCG GGTCGGGATCGACATGCCCACGATCGAGGTGCGGTTCGAGCACCtgaaggcggaggcggaggtgcGCGTCGGCACCAGCGGCCTCCCCACCGTCCTCAACTCCATCACCAACAAGCTCGAGGAGGTCGCCAGCGCGCTGCAGGTGCGCCGCAGCCGGAAGCAGGCCATGCCCATCCTCCACGACGTCAGCGGCATCGTCAAGCCCCGCAG GATGACCCTGCTGCTAGGCCCGCCCGGGTCAGGCAAAACCACCTTGTTGCTCGCCTTGGCCGGGAGGCTCGATAAAGACCTCAAG GTTTCAGGCAAAGTGACCTACAATGGGCATGGGATGGACGAGTTTGTGCCGGAGAGGACAGCAGCGTACATCAGCCAGCATGACCTTCACATTGGGGAGATGACTGTCAGGGAGACGCTTGAATTCTCTGCACGCTGTCAAGGTGTTGGCAGTCGCTTCG ATATGCTGACTGAGCTTTCACGGCGGGAGAAGGTGGGAAATATCAAGCCCGACGCCGATATCGACGCATTCATGAAG GCTTGCGCAGTGCGGGGACAAGAGGCTAATGTGATCTCTGATTATATACTGAAG ATATTAGGATTAGAAATATGCGCAGACACGATGGTGGGGGATGAGATGTTGAGGGGCATTTCTGGTGGCCAACGGAAGCGTGTCACAACAG GTGAGATGCTTGTTGGTCCAGCAAATGCGCTGTTCATGGATGAAATTTCGACTGGGCTTGACAGCTCGACTACATTCCAGATCATAAAGTCACTTAGACAGGCTATCCACATCCTCGGTGGCACAGCCCTCATCTCCTTGCTGCAACCTGCGCCTGAGACATATGACCTTTTTGATGACATCATACTGCTCTCGGACGGGCAGATTGTGTATCAGGGGCCCCGAGAAAGCGTGCTCGAATTCTTCTTGGCTCTTGGGTTCAAGTGCCCTGAGAGGAAGGGCGTGGCTGACTTCTTGCAAGAA GTTACTTCCAGGAAAGATCAGAAGCAGTACTGGGCGCGGCACGACAAACCATACCAATATGTGTCGGTTAAGGAATTTGCATGCGCATTCCAGTCTTTCCATGCTGGGAGAGCTGTAGCAAACGAGCTAGCCGTTCCTTTTGACAAGAGGAAGAACCATCCCGCTGCTCTGACCACCTCGAGGTATGGTGTCAGTGCCAGGGAGCTGTTGAAAGCAAACGTCGACCGGGAAATCTTGCTTATGAAGAGGAATTCCTTCGTCTACATCTTCAGAACTTTGCAG ATGATGATGGTGTCCACCATGGCAATGACTCTGTTCTTCCGAACAAAGATGCACCGTGACTCAGTGACTGATGGGGGTATCTACCTGGGCGCACTTTTCTTTGCGGTGATGATGATCATGTTCAATGGATTGTCTGAACTTGCACTCACCATCATTAAGCTGCCAGTGTTCTTCAAGCAGAGAGATCTCCTATTCTTTCCTGCATGGGCCTACACCATACCCACATGGGTCCTCAAGATTCCAATCTCATTTGTTGAGGTTGGCGGGTTTGTTTTCATGGCTTACTATGTCATTGGGTTTGACCCAAATGTAGGCAG GTTCTTCAAGCAGTATCTCCTTTTGCTAGCAGTCAACCAGATGGCAGCATCACTCTTCCGATTTGTTGGTGGGGCAGCAAGGAACATGATTGTTGCAAACGTCTTTGGATCATTCATGCTGCTAATCTTTATGGTGTTGGGCGGATATATTCTAGTAAGAG ATAAAGTGAAGAAGTGGTGGATATGGGGCTACTGGATCTCCCCGTTGATGTATGCGCAGAATGCTATATCAGTAAATGAGATGTTGGGGCACAGCTGGAACAAAATTTTGAATAGCTCTGTGTCAAATGAGACCCTAGGTGTGCAATCCCTCAGGTCCCGTGGAGTCTTCCCAGAAGCAAAGTGGTACTGGATCGGCTTAGGCGCATTGCTTGGATTTGTAATGCTCTTCAATTGTCTCTTCACACTTGCACTGGCATACCTGAAGC CATATGGTAAGTCCCATCCATCGATATCTGAAGAGGAACTGAAGGAGAAGTATGCAAACCTCAACGGAAATGCTCTGGCTGAAGATAGCTTGGCACTGGGAAGTACCCATCGAGCAACAGTGGGTATCACTGGATCTGGTTCAGCAACTGCTGAAAATCATTCTTGCACCACACAAAGGGGTATGGTCCTTCCGTTTGCCCCGCTTTCGCTCGCTTTCAACGACATCAAGTATTTTGTTGACATGCCACAG GAAATGAAAACACATGGTGTTGTCGAGGACCGGTTAGAGCTTCTCAAAGGTGTCAGCGGATCTTTCAGACCAGGAGTGCTGACCGCACTGATGGGTGTCAGTGGTGCTGGCAAGACAACTCTAATGGATGTGTTGGCTGGCAGAAAAACCAATGGTTACATTGAAGGAAACATCAGCATTTCAGGATACCCAAAGAAACAAGAGACCTTTGCACGTGTATCGGGATATTGTGAACAGAACGATATCCACTCACCGCAGGTGACAGTCTATGAGTCGCTTCTTTTCTCAGCGTGGCTCCGCCTTCCTATGGATGTAGATTCAAACACTAGAAAG ATGTTCATTGAGGAGGTCATGGAGCTTGTGGAGCTAAAGCCGTTGAGAAATGCTTTGGTGGGACTTCCTGGTGTGAATGGTCTGTCAActgagcagaggaaaaggttgACCATTGCTGTAGAGCTGGTTGCAAACCCCTCAATCATTTTTATGGATGAGCCAACCTCTGGCCTTGATGCCCGGGCAGCTGCAATTGTTATGAGGACTGTGAGGAACACTGTTGATACAGGTAGAACTGTGGTCTGCACAATTCATCAGCCTAGCATTGACATATTTGAAGCATTCGATGAG CTTTTCCTTATGAAGCGAGGAGGAGAAGAGATCTATGTTGGTCCACTAGGCCATCATTCTTCAGAGCTGATTAAGTATTTTGAG GGAATTCAAGGAGTCAGGAAAATTAAAGACGGCTACAATCCAGCAACATGGATGTTAGAAGTAACAACAGTCTCTCAAGAACAGACACTAGGTGTTGATTTCAGCGACCTATACAAGAAATCTGAACTCTACCAGTGA